From a single Collibacillus ludicampi genomic region:
- the fba gene encoding class II fructose-1,6-bisphosphate aldolase, producing the protein MPFVSMKEMLHQALENKYAVGHFNVNNLEFAQAILQAAQEEQSPVILAVSPGYIPYLGGLKVAASMVRALVDEFKINVPVALHLDHGSSFEMCIQAIEAGFTSVMIDASHHPLEENIAITKKVVEVAKGLGISVEAEVGRIGGQEDDLMVDEAEAMYAIPEECVRFVHETGVDCLAPALGSVHGPYKGEPRLGFSQMEEIGRLTGVPLVLHGGTGIPTHHIQRAISLGTAKINVNTENQLAFTATVRQFFIENSTDYDPRKYLGLAREAIKDTVKRKMREFGCSGKNHNYSYER; encoded by the coding sequence ATGCCTTTCGTTTCAATGAAAGAGATGTTACATCAGGCTTTGGAAAATAAATATGCAGTGGGACATTTTAACGTAAATAATCTGGAGTTTGCCCAAGCGATCCTGCAGGCGGCACAGGAAGAACAATCCCCCGTGATTCTTGCTGTAAGCCCGGGGTATATTCCTTACCTAGGGGGATTGAAGGTTGCAGCATCCATGGTGAGGGCGCTCGTTGATGAGTTTAAGATAAACGTTCCTGTCGCACTGCACTTAGATCACGGTTCATCATTCGAAATGTGTATCCAAGCCATAGAAGCAGGATTTACTTCGGTTATGATTGATGCATCTCATCATCCATTGGAGGAGAATATCGCCATAACGAAAAAAGTGGTTGAGGTGGCAAAAGGTTTAGGGATTTCTGTTGAAGCCGAGGTAGGGCGAATTGGCGGACAAGAAGATGACCTGATGGTGGACGAAGCTGAAGCGATGTATGCCATCCCGGAAGAATGTGTCCGATTCGTTCATGAAACCGGAGTCGATTGTCTCGCACCGGCACTCGGTTCGGTTCATGGCCCTTATAAAGGGGAACCTCGTCTGGGCTTTTCGCAAATGGAGGAAATCGGCAGATTAACAGGCGTCCCTCTTGTATTGCATGGTGGGACGGGTATTCCTACCCATCATATTCAGCGAGCGATTTCTCTAGGTACTGCCAAAATCAACGTGAATACGGAAAATCAGCTTGCTTTTACAGCAACGGTACGTCAATTTTTCATAGAAAATTCAACAGATTACGATCCCCGTAAATATTTGGGCCTTGCAAGGGAAGCGATCAAAGATACGGTGAAAAGAAAGATGCGTGAATTTGGTTGTTCTGGAAAAAACCATAACTACTCATACGAAAGATGA
- a CDS encoding Gfo/Idh/MocA family protein, with product MSQVKVGILGAGGIAKVHTSILKKDDRVEIIGVADISDERAISLANDAGNAKPVRSLEDLFDLGVDAVYVTTPNTLHVEPVLKCLENNIHVFSEKPMATSLAEAEQIKEAAARSKAIYNLGMNRRYASVYKRVKELIVSGELTPYLANIKMNRGELLNPPWTADPKITGGFLYETPFHLMDMSRYLFGEVKSVQCEARQNISESEFDTFAILLTFESGTIANFVTYAHAGWSFPFESLEVYGKYSTVGTYELEKVMYAPGLKQAAQINDFFQVSVEEKWGYMEEDRLFIDAIVNGTKPPVTAEDGYLSIRLLEAIYESGRTGKRIDFREYAHVK from the coding sequence ATGTCTCAAGTTAAAGTTGGTATTTTAGGAGCAGGCGGGATTGCCAAAGTACACACTTCCATTTTGAAAAAAGATGATAGGGTAGAAATTATTGGGGTAGCAGACATTTCCGATGAAAGAGCCATTTCTTTAGCAAATGATGCGGGAAATGCTAAACCTGTAAGAAGTTTAGAAGATTTATTTGACCTTGGGGTTGATGCAGTCTATGTAACTACCCCGAATACATTGCATGTGGAGCCGGTATTGAAGTGTCTCGAAAATAATATTCATGTTTTTTCCGAAAAACCCATGGCAACCTCTTTAGCTGAAGCGGAACAAATTAAAGAAGCGGCAGCGAGATCGAAGGCTATATATAATTTGGGAATGAACAGACGTTACGCCTCCGTTTATAAGAGAGTTAAAGAATTGATCGTTTCAGGTGAACTAACCCCATACTTGGCCAATATTAAGATGAATCGCGGGGAGTTACTAAATCCTCCTTGGACTGCCGACCCGAAGATCACAGGTGGCTTTCTCTATGAAACGCCTTTTCATCTCATGGATATGAGCCGTTATTTATTTGGTGAAGTGAAATCGGTTCAATGTGAAGCTAGACAAAATATTTCTGAGTCAGAATTCGATACTTTTGCCATTTTACTTACATTTGAATCAGGAACGATCGCTAACTTTGTTACTTATGCTCACGCTGGATGGAGTTTTCCTTTTGAAAGCCTCGAAGTTTATGGAAAGTACTCCACTGTTGGAACTTATGAATTAGAGAAAGTCATGTATGCGCCCGGATTGAAACAAGCCGCACAAATAAATGACTTTTTTCAAGTTTCTGTAGAAGAAAAATGGGGGTATATGGAGGAGGACCGTTTATTCATCGATGCTATCGTTAATGGAACGAAGCCTCCTGTGACAGCTGAAGACGGATATCTTTCCATTCGATTATTGGAAGCGATTTATGAGAGCGGGAGAACCGGAAAACGAATCGATTTTCGCGAGTATGCACATGTAAAGTAA
- a CDS encoding LacI family DNA-binding transcriptional regulator: protein MKTTIYDVAKKAGVSISTVSRVINNTGRISEKTKKKVLEVMEVLQYQPSVVASALTGKRTRTIGLIIPDVANPFYAEIARSVEDRGRELGFNLLMCNSDNNPDTEEMYLSLLQQKKVDGIIFGTTTKNFTVLKNLLQEKFPVALIGNDIPELMIDVVSVDDFLGGYMATSHLVSLGHKKIAIMLGRLNHASEKYRFQAYRQVLEENGIEYDEKLVLYTDYSIESSRRAALEILQSSQRPSAIFAYYDSLAIGVYQAAKELGLNIPDDLSVIGFDDTILATIVDPPLTTIAQPIHEMGRQVMDLLVQEIEGKKKLKQRVILPPELMIRHSTKEK from the coding sequence ATGAAAACAACGATTTACGATGTTGCAAAAAAGGCGGGAGTATCCATTTCCACCGTTTCCAGAGTGATCAATAATACCGGCCGGATTAGTGAGAAGACAAAGAAAAAAGTCCTGGAAGTGATGGAAGTATTGCAATATCAACCCAGTGTCGTAGCCTCCGCTTTAACGGGGAAGCGTACTCGTACAATAGGACTCATTATCCCGGACGTAGCCAATCCCTTTTATGCAGAAATAGCCAGAAGTGTAGAGGATCGTGGAAGGGAATTGGGATTTAATCTGTTGATGTGCAATTCGGATAATAACCCGGATACGGAAGAAATGTATCTTTCTTTATTACAACAGAAAAAAGTAGACGGAATCATCTTTGGAACTACAACTAAAAATTTTACAGTATTGAAGAATTTACTGCAGGAAAAATTCCCTGTCGCATTGATTGGAAACGATATTCCTGAATTAATGATTGATGTTGTATCTGTGGATGATTTTTTAGGCGGCTATATGGCCACCTCCCATTTGGTTTCTCTAGGGCATAAAAAGATTGCCATCATGCTGGGACGTTTGAATCATGCAAGTGAAAAGTACCGTTTTCAAGCTTATCGGCAAGTTCTTGAGGAAAATGGAATCGAATACGATGAAAAATTAGTCCTGTACACAGACTATTCGATTGAGAGCAGTCGACGCGCAGCTCTAGAAATTCTTCAATCATCACAGCGACCTTCTGCTATTTTTGCTTATTATGATTCTCTTGCCATTGGAGTCTATCAAGCGGCCAAAGAATTGGGACTGAACATTCCGGATGATTTATCGGTGATCGGATTCGACGATACCATATTAGCTACCATAGTCGATCCTCCGTTGACCACCATTGCACAACCGATTCATGAGATGGGACGCCAAGTAATGGATTTGCTGGTACAAGAGATAGAGGGCAAAAAAAAATTGAAACAACGGGTGATTTTACCGCCTGAATTAATGATTCGTCATTCTACCAAAGAAAAATAA
- the iolC gene encoding 5-dehydro-2-deoxygluconokinase — translation MNHLTFHPNKKMDMIALGRLCIDLNANEINRPMEETMTFTKYVGGSPANIAIGLARLGRKTGFIGRVADDPMGRFIVNYLEKNQIDTSNVITDQSGAVTGLAFTEIKSPTDCSILMYRDNVADLKLEPKDVSEEYIKNSKSLLISGTALAKSPSREAVFLALDYARKHEVIVFFDLDYRPYTWTSPEETAIYYNLAAEKCDVIIGTRDEFDLMECFENNVAHDDDVTAKKWFKYHAKIVVIKHGKEGSIAYTKEGERFEGTIFPAKVLKTFGAGDSYAAGFIYGLMNGWEIPRSMEYGAAAASIVISSHSSSDAMPTVEQIESYIHKCKNGEIVTA, via the coding sequence ATGAATCATTTAACATTTCATCCAAATAAAAAGATGGATATGATCGCGCTGGGAAGACTTTGCATCGATTTGAATGCCAATGAAATCAATCGTCCGATGGAAGAAACCATGACGTTTACCAAATATGTAGGCGGTTCTCCGGCCAATATCGCGATTGGATTGGCCAGACTCGGCCGAAAAACCGGGTTTATCGGCCGGGTGGCGGATGACCCAATGGGGCGGTTTATTGTTAACTACCTGGAGAAGAATCAGATTGATACGTCCAACGTCATTACGGATCAATCGGGGGCGGTAACCGGACTTGCTTTTACAGAGATCAAAAGCCCAACGGATTGCAGCATTCTCATGTATCGGGATAATGTCGCCGATCTGAAGTTAGAGCCCAAGGATGTCTCTGAAGAATATATCAAAAATTCGAAATCACTCCTCATTTCTGGTACCGCCTTAGCCAAAAGTCCGTCGCGGGAAGCGGTTTTTCTCGCTCTTGATTATGCCAGAAAGCATGAAGTGATTGTTTTCTTTGATCTCGATTACCGCCCTTACACGTGGACCTCACCGGAGGAAACCGCGATTTACTACAATCTGGCGGCCGAAAAATGTGATGTCATTATCGGAACCAGAGATGAATTCGATCTAATGGAATGCTTCGAAAACAATGTCGCTCATGATGATGATGTGACGGCGAAAAAATGGTTTAAGTATCACGCGAAAATTGTAGTCATTAAACATGGGAAGGAAGGTTCGATCGCCTATACCAAGGAAGGGGAACGTTTTGAGGGAACGATTTTTCCTGCGAAAGTCTTAAAGACCTTTGGGGCAGGAGATTCTTATGCGGCTGGGTTTATCTATGGCCTTATGAATGGTTGGGAGATTCCCCGATCGATGGAATACGGCGCTGCTGCCGCTTCGATCGTCATTTCCTCCCATAGTTCTTCAGATGCCATGCCAACGGTGGAACAAATCGAAAGCTATATTCATAAGTGCAAAAACGGGGAGATCGTCACAGCTTAA
- a CDS encoding CoA-acylating methylmalonate-semialdehyde dehydrogenase, producing the protein MSTTATAATLKNFIGGEWVESISSQAEPVYNPATEEILAYVPISTKEEVDRAVQAAKEAFKLWSRTPVPRRARILFKYQQLLVEHWEELARLVTLENGKNYEEAYGEVQRGIECVEFAAGAPTLMMGKQLPDIATHVESGMYRYPIGVIGGITPFNFPMMVPCWMFPLAIACGNTFVLKPSERTPLLANRLAELFKEAGLPDGVLNIVHGAHDVVNGLLEHKDVKAISFVGSQPVAEYVYKTGAAHGKRVQALAGAKNHTIVMPDADLDAAVQQIINAAFGSAGERCMACSVVVAVGNIGDQLVDKLVKAADNIQIGNGLEEGVFLGPVIRDSNKERTVKYIEIGEKEGAILVRDGRKDAATCGKGYFVGPTIFDHVSTEMKIWQDEIFAPVLSVVRVNTLDEAIELANQSEFANGACIFTKDGSHVRQFRETIDAGMLGVNLGVPAPMAFFPFSGWKNSFYGDLHANGPDGVEFYTRKKMVTARW; encoded by the coding sequence ATGTCTACAACTGCAACTGCAGCAACTTTGAAAAACTTTATAGGCGGAGAATGGGTGGAATCCATTTCTAGTCAAGCAGAGCCTGTGTATAACCCAGCAACGGAAGAGATTTTGGCCTATGTACCGATCTCCACGAAGGAAGAAGTAGATCGAGCGGTTCAAGCGGCCAAAGAAGCATTTAAATTATGGAGCAGAACACCTGTGCCGCGCAGAGCCCGCATTCTATTCAAGTATCAACAGTTACTTGTTGAGCATTGGGAAGAGCTTGCTCGCTTAGTCACTCTGGAAAACGGAAAAAACTATGAAGAAGCGTATGGGGAAGTCCAGCGCGGAATAGAATGTGTGGAGTTTGCAGCTGGCGCTCCTACCTTAATGATGGGAAAACAATTGCCGGATATTGCGACCCATGTGGAATCGGGTATGTATCGCTATCCGATCGGAGTGATCGGTGGGATCACGCCATTTAATTTCCCGATGATGGTTCCTTGCTGGATGTTTCCTTTAGCCATCGCGTGCGGAAATACGTTTGTCCTCAAACCGTCCGAGCGGACGCCTTTGTTGGCCAACCGCTTGGCTGAACTATTCAAGGAAGCGGGATTGCCGGATGGTGTTTTGAATATTGTTCATGGTGCTCATGACGTGGTGAATGGATTGTTGGAACACAAGGATGTGAAAGCCATCTCTTTTGTCGGATCTCAACCGGTGGCGGAATATGTCTACAAGACAGGTGCTGCTCATGGCAAGCGGGTGCAAGCTTTGGCAGGAGCGAAAAACCATACCATTGTCATGCCGGATGCGGATTTGGATGCAGCGGTTCAGCAAATCATCAACGCGGCATTTGGATCTGCAGGGGAAAGGTGTATGGCATGTTCCGTTGTTGTGGCTGTAGGGAACATCGGAGATCAGCTGGTTGATAAACTGGTAAAGGCCGCCGACAACATTCAAATCGGGAATGGGTTGGAGGAAGGAGTTTTCCTCGGGCCTGTGATCCGTGACAGCAACAAAGAACGAACGGTGAAATATATTGAAATCGGGGAAAAGGAAGGAGCGATCTTGGTTCGAGACGGCCGTAAAGATGCAGCTACTTGCGGAAAAGGCTATTTCGTTGGGCCAACGATCTTCGACCATGTTTCCACTGAAATGAAAATATGGCAAGATGAAATTTTTGCTCCGGTTCTATCCGTTGTACGTGTGAATACCTTAGATGAAGCGATTGAGCTCGCCAATCAATCCGAATTTGCTAACGGTGCTTGTATTTTTACTAAGGATGGAAGTCATGTCCGTCAATTCCGTGAAACGATTGACGCCGGGATGTTGGGAGTGAACTTAGGTGTTCCCGCACCGATGGCGTTCTTCCCGTTCTCCGGTTGGAAAAATTCCTTCTACGGGGATCTTCATGCCAATGGCCCCGATGGCGTCGAGTTTTACACTCGCAAGAAAATGGTTACGGCTCGTTGGTAA